In Lolium perenne isolate Kyuss_39 chromosome 5, Kyuss_2.0, whole genome shotgun sequence, the sequence gcgcgtgtacgctttggtttcctgccgtCGACCATGGAAGcgcccatctctccagtccggtggacggaaggagtcggggattaagatacgagaacccggcgatggtgatCAGCCGGcggacaaggcggcggtggaagtcggctacggaggagctcgtatggtacagtggtcgtcggtgggggtgggggaggtggaagctactccggcttgctaaaaagcaagggagacggcggaacgtcgtcggtcactacggtggccgatgagaaggcgatgagtgctggtgtgggagtgggacgatGGGCCGGCGCcgcgccggcgtgtgagatgatccgtgggtcatgcagggtggaagcgtgagagagagatgcggggttcggcgccgccggtgataggtctgaattgagcggtccggggggataagatcgacactgtacttatttcacatcgctttgaattttggaagcgggggggggggggggatatcggcgggaattttggggcagagttgaaattattactggttgctggaaaactgtggaaccctagcctacgaaatcccaaGTCTGAAGCTGAGGGCCCTTTTGCTGTGGCTTtttgcttttggattttggaagccaaaagaatataatatttgtttttggcttccaaaatccaaaagccaaaaaggcaaaaaaaaggcacaacaaaagggccctgagtatgttcgggttcaaggggatatgcttgttggttcttgggtgcatatgatctctttatttcgaaattcatcttctatacattttgaaatgtcaaaaaagaataaaacgaaaaatgcatgtgtacttctttgcttgctttatacacataaaatatttcaatggaaaaatcgaatagtaatttgggctatgtaaaaaagagttactccgtaaaaaaattgtgctaaccataaggctttttttgagacatgttttctctctttttttacatcgaccatgaaaaaaacatgttttttttacatcaaccatgaaaaatactttttttacatcgaccatgaaaaatactaggaatttgctaagagcatccacaacgtgtagccaaaagtggttccatatttgatttttggctttttgaactagttccatacattgtagagGTAGTTCCAAAACCAGAAAAACAGGGAACCGGAGCAAATAGGTGCTCCGATGCCAAATTTCACTTTTggcatttggaactagttccctacattgtgagagtagttccatattggctttatgagttgttttagcttgatggcgggacccacgttataaatatttggaaccactacattgtggagctattgctataattcacaccaaagccaaattcaccatcgtatcagatttggcaatagcaacattgtggatagcctaaagttatattttccatcttgtacacaattaaaaatatctttaaaacaaacaaatctctaatgtctaggtgtaccatctctactagtactagtatatatacacgtgccttgcacgtgagggctcttttttttagtgaaacaacttcgacgcaataagaattcgatctttttttaaaaaaaggaggggggcccaagggcttggataccattaagtgcaacagaggggtacatattacagattgcagtcaatagtcacttgggttgaaagccaatgcaagcccgcctacatgatagcaggattttgtgaagctttttaacttaattggtcaaacatgcgaagcatgtgccatttacttgtacaactttatcggaaaaaaatacttgtacaagctagttcccctaagtactaccagcacataagtaaacaaaagaaccagggacatcatcaactgaaaacaacaatctattcatatagcggctcttgcatcaccctttgaaaatcatctacctgcaaagatgagtgcagagtttctgctcgtgctttcacctgttccaagatcgtccagttgatctcatggacatctgcatcagccaaagcggtaaccaagttgccagccactagcttctgcagatcagcaacagcatgtaggccatcttgaattgtagaattccatcctcggttcatttctttgttccgccaagtggccacatccaagtccttttgaagacgcctaatcttagcttccccagtgccacatccttctgttttgttcctacaaacgtttgcatcactggaactctggacatctgtgctacaatgctgcttggcagggacatgagcagtcacttgcttctgcgatttgccatgcataaaatcaatcagcagattaaaaggaaatatgttggttgattcatgtcaccactttcagcaacccatgagtttctaaaccttaaatggagtctaaaacattgcaataaaagggtgggtgcatcatttggatggagaggccggggcgaccctattttcaagaaaaaattaggaaatctgaaatctatatctatatctctaccatctataccactccactcctgttgacagtttgatctctttcagtacattagattatgtcatgtttaaaacactattataaaattacctccttaatgttgagctcaggaggatccagatgtgctgatcctaggcggcccctcaaatgattgcttgctagaacaataggaccaaatcccgcctcctttctaccaatgtctgcatcactggcgcgctcactgtctttgttaggaacatgagcagtggctagctgctgcaaatcaaagttcatcaaatcaatcagcaaacaacacatatgaaatttgagcagtgcggctaaataccttcttcagcagctgccccacggaatcgtccttttggcggcacatcacacgtgtgaaaaatctcggcaacgacttggggtgcggtgattttgtcccattccacagtatgccgagcttggctgcaattatcatattctgcaagatattttgcctccgagattcttcgtaggcattctcgaggggaatatctagcaggcattacaaaaaaaaatgctaataacaagcagtggaagcaagcaataaactagtctcggaaatcaaatacggagtacataacaaaagctgccggacaaagtgttcaaccttggtcgactggggaggtggcgcgttggccgttcggtttggttcggtggatcatggtggcgctttgtgtaccgatctcgccggccggtaagatgaaccagtgagtcggggaagcagatccgacgaagcggacggagtgtggttgacggcgtcgctgagctggctccggtgcggtggatgtcggctacggatggaggactgagagggagcgagacggactaggtgcgaggtagggagagaggcccttgcttgtccgtgggtggggctagatataggggaaatgaaagcgaggtaggaagatagcatcctgctaattTATGGTgttgaactagaaaatcccgccaatatatggtgctgaattgcgggcggctcataggttgtgcacaaataaaatgggaaaatccaaaaaatgtagttcaacaaaaaaaaaactctagtaggcaaagtcgctagctcgccatgagaagatgcactccgccaaaaaaatgtcatgacaagctagtttgctatggatcttgcattaaccctgctcgataaaatggtgggcaaaaaaagacaagctaaatcaaaaataatggtggtagaaagatgtaactctcaaatgtaaactctactaaacagggccagctcaaaaatatgcctcatattattagtactttcctccggtccatattaactgcca encodes:
- the LOC139831522 gene encoding uncharacterized protein; protein product: MIIAAKLGILWNGTKSPHPKSLPRFFTRVMCRQKDDSVGQLLKKQLATAHVPNKDSERASDADIGRKEAGFGPIVLASNHLRGRLGSAHLDPPELNIKEKQVTAHVPAKQHCSTDVQSSSDANVCRNKTEGCGTGEAKIRRLQKDLDVATWRNKEMNRGWNSTIQDGLHAVADLQKLVAGNLGTSSKCQK